The nucleotide window CCACGACCTTGTCGAACGAGAGGTACGCCGCCAGGTTCGCCGCGCTGATGCCGCCGGTCGGCAGGTACTCGAGCGTGGGAAAAGGCGCGGCGATGGCCTTGAGATAGGGAAGCCCGCCGATCGGCTCGATCGGGAACACCTTCACGACCTCGAGCCCCTGTTCGAGCGCCATCTCGATGTCGGTCGGCGTGCAGACGCCGGGGAAGATCGGCAGGCCGTGATCCTGGCACCAGCGCACGACGCGTCGGTTCAGGCCCGGGGACAGCACGAAGCGGGCGCCGCACGACTGCGCGAGCGCCGCCTGTTCCGGGCTCAGGACCGTG belongs to Acidobacteriota bacterium and includes:
- the eda gene encoding bifunctional 4-hydroxy-2-oxoglutarate aldolase/2-dehydro-3-deoxy-phosphogluconate aldolase, giving the protein MSDILTRIRRTRLVPIITIDDPSKAVPLVDALASGGLPCAEVTFRTASAAESLRRITGERPDLLVGAGTVLSPEQAALAQSCGARFVLSPGLNRRVVRWCQDHGLPIFPGVCTPTDIEMALEQGLEVVKVFPIEPIGGLPYLKAIAAPFPTLEYLPTGGISAANLAAYLSFDKVVACGGSWMTPAAWIAAGAFDRVRDAARDAVAAARPAAAGR